Proteins encoded together in one Candidatus Thermoplasmatota archaeon window:
- a CDS encoding ABC transporter permease, protein MTGALAAARIVLAKDARVLLRRRGLLAMLLLYPMLAGGILGFAFVAQDVRVPVALVVQDEDGVHLVVDGEAISIESLRDALAQAADVRSVRTLDEGVALLSRGEVDAVLVIPPHFLQDVRSLVRTTNVTIVLDRSDPVRAQVADSLLRGVAQEFIERFVRLKMTTVLSNLRLALEGGPALPGVGDLRGFRQVVVDLETLRHEANLTPDQARLLDADLAFLRLAVGVLEDSSTYLRATALPVEVQERGVLSGRLSPAQILAPITVALSVFWTATLAGAAVVGLEHPRGLLPRLLAYPVPVAGVAAGKAGLALAIVGGETILLLVAGAALTSLPTAGLPLAVAAILAAGAALAGVGALLGSLARGLSDAVLVAAFLAFPMFLVSGVLFPVAFMPGPVASVAAALPGAVALEATRAALLRGVDLATLAPALAYLLAVAVGTWAATSAALRWRARA, encoded by the coding sequence GTGACCGGAGCGCTTGCGGCCGCGCGGATCGTCTTGGCCAAGGACGCCCGCGTGCTGCTGCGCCGCCGCGGGCTCCTGGCCATGCTGCTCCTGTACCCGATGCTTGCGGGCGGCATCCTCGGCTTCGCCTTCGTCGCCCAGGACGTCCGGGTTCCCGTGGCCCTCGTCGTGCAGGACGAGGACGGCGTGCACCTGGTCGTGGACGGCGAGGCCATCTCGATCGAATCGCTTCGCGACGCGCTCGCGCAGGCCGCCGACGTTCGATCGGTGCGGACGCTCGACGAGGGCGTGGCCCTCCTCTCGCGCGGCGAGGTCGACGCGGTGCTCGTGATTCCCCCGCACTTTCTTCAGGACGTGCGGAGCCTCGTCCGCACGACGAACGTGACGATCGTGCTCGACCGTTCGGACCCCGTCCGCGCGCAGGTCGCCGACTCCCTGCTGCGGGGCGTCGCTCAAGAGTTCATCGAGCGGTTCGTGCGCCTCAAGATGACGACGGTCCTGTCGAACCTGCGGTTGGCCTTGGAAGGCGGCCCGGCGCTGCCCGGCGTGGGCGACCTGCGGGGGTTCCGACAAGTCGTCGTGGACCTCGAGACCCTTCGTCACGAGGCGAATCTCACCCCCGATCAGGCGAGGCTTCTGGACGCCGACCTCGCCTTCCTCCGGCTGGCCGTGGGCGTGTTGGAGGACTCGTCAACCTACCTTCGCGCCACCGCGCTTCCGGTGGAGGTGCAGGAACGAGGCGTGCTTTCCGGCCGCCTGTCGCCCGCGCAGATCCTCGCGCCCATCACGGTCGCTCTCTCCGTGTTCTGGACCGCCACCCTGGCCGGAGCCGCCGTCGTCGGGCTCGAGCATCCTCGAGGGCTCTTGCCGCGTCTGCTCGCGTATCCCGTTCCCGTGGCCGGCGTGGCGGCCGGCAAGGCCGGTCTTGCGCTTGCGATCGTGGGCGGTGAGACGATCCTTCTCCTGGTCGCCGGCGCCGCGTTGACTTCGCTCCCCACGGCCGGGCTTCCGCTCGCGGTGGCCGCGATCCTCGCCGCCGGCGCGGCCCTGGCGGGCGTGGGCGCGCTTCTGGGCTCGCTCGCGCGCGGGCTCTCGGATGCGGTGCTCGTGGCCGCCTTCCTCGCCTTCCCGATGTTCCTTGTCTCCGGCGTGCTGTTCCCCGTGGCCTTCATGCCGGGTCCGGTCGCGTCCGTCGCGGCGGCGCTTCCCGGCGCCGTCGCGCTCGAAGCCACGCGGGCGGCGTTGTTGCGAGGGGTGGACCTCGCGACGCTTGCACCGGCCCTCGCCTACCTTCTTGCGGTGGCCGTCGGAACGTGGGCGGCAACGTCGGCCGCGCTGCGTTGGAGGGCGAGGGCGTGA
- a CDS encoding ABC transporter ATP-binding protein: MPALALRDVHHRFPPVGGRRPVEALRGVAMTLEPGERAALAGPSGCGKSTLLAVAGLLLVPSAGEVLLDGKPATGLPRDERDRRRLHGVGLVFQRFHLHPALTARENVALPALEAGLAAPSAAARADELLSHVGLADRAHHRPGELSGGEQQRVAVARALVNRPALLLADEPTGELDAEAAALVREAIDHVWRERRFAMLVATHDASLAAWAGRTLPMQDGRILA, translated from the coding sequence ATGCCCGCGCTTGCGCTTCGGGACGTCCACCACCGCTTCCCGCCCGTGGGCGGCAGGCGCCCCGTGGAGGCCCTGCGCGGCGTTGCCATGACGCTCGAACCCGGCGAGCGCGCGGCGCTTGCGGGCCCCTCGGGCTGCGGAAAGTCCACGCTGCTGGCCGTGGCGGGTCTCCTTCTCGTCCCCTCCGCGGGCGAGGTTCTCCTCGACGGCAAGCCCGCGACGGGTCTGCCGCGCGACGAGCGCGATCGCCGGCGGCTGCACGGCGTCGGCCTCGTCTTCCAGCGCTTCCACCTCCACCCCGCGCTCACCGCCCGCGAGAACGTGGCGCTGCCGGCGCTCGAAGCGGGCCTCGCCGCGCCCTCGGCGGCCGCCCGCGCCGACGAGCTCCTCTCGCACGTGGGGCTTGCCGACCGGGCGCACCACCGCCCGGGCGAGCTCTCCGGCGGCGAGCAGCAGCGCGTGGCCGTGGCGCGCGCGCTCGTGAACCGGCCCGCGCTTCTTCTGGCCGACGAGCCCACGGGCGAGCTCGACGCGGAAGCGGCCGCGCTCGTGCGGGAGGCCATCGACCACGTCTGGCGCGAGCGCCGCTTCGCCATGCTCGTGGCCACCCACGACGCCTCGCTTGCCGCGTGGGCGGGGCGCACGCTGCCCATGCAGGACGGGAGGATCCTCGCGTGA
- a CDS encoding ABC transporter ATP-binding protein produces the protein MPPAIDARGLGKRFGARTALRDVDLLVQEGETVALLGQNGSGKTTVLRILAAATPATHGAALVAGFDVAREPRRVRERVGFVPQEAALHDELSARESLVLAGRLHGLSSEAAFGRAAEILGSIGLAPRADSAAGELSGGMRARLNVGLALVHDPPVLLLDEPTTGLDPGAGREFRALLERLRSRRRTVLLSTHDLAMASELCGRFVVLVDGRVASDGAWEQVQPALAEAYRGGLVA, from the coding sequence GTGCCGCCGGCGATCGACGCGCGAGGCCTGGGCAAGCGCTTTGGCGCCCGCACGGCCCTGCGGGACGTGGACCTCCTTGTCCAAGAGGGAGAGACGGTCGCGCTGCTTGGGCAAAACGGCTCCGGGAAGACGACGGTCCTTCGCATTCTCGCCGCCGCCACGCCGGCCACGCACGGCGCGGCGCTCGTGGCGGGCTTCGACGTCGCGCGCGAGCCCCGCCGCGTTCGCGAGCGCGTGGGATTCGTGCCGCAGGAGGCGGCCTTGCACGACGAGCTCTCGGCCCGCGAGTCGCTCGTTCTCGCCGGGCGCCTGCACGGGCTTTCTTCGGAGGCGGCCTTCGGTCGCGCTGCCGAGATCCTTGGCAGCATCGGGCTCGCGCCGCGCGCCGATTCGGCCGCCGGCGAGCTCTCGGGCGGCATGCGCGCGCGGCTCAACGTCGGCCTTGCGCTCGTGCACGACCCCCCCGTTCTATTGCTCGACGAGCCCACGACAGGGCTTGACCCCGGCGCGGGACGCGAGTTCCGCGCGCTCCTCGAGCGGCTGCGGAGCCGGCGCCGGACCGTGCTCCTGTCGACGCACGACCTTGCCATGGCTTCGGAGCTTTGCGGCCGCTTCGTCGTGCTCGTCGACGGCCGCGTGGCGTCCGACGGCGCCTGGGAGCAGGTGCAGCCGGCGCTTGCGGAGGCGTACCGGGGAGGCCTCGTCGCGTGA